From Myxococcus guangdongensis, the proteins below share one genomic window:
- a CDS encoding DUF2267 domain-containing protein, translated as MANETEGQQQQADGRASEELRAKRHASRTSRTYAFFIRDLEARAGVDRALAERAAESVLCTLEQRLMGGEVKDLEAQLPQKVRDMLQRCPRHEGLPPRKFKMLEFVQRVADDLDTTPNEAERLCRAVFVTVREHISEGEADDVMGQLPADLRALWIPDV; from the coding sequence ATGGCGAATGAAACCGAAGGGCAACAGCAGCAGGCGGACGGGCGTGCGAGCGAGGAGCTGCGTGCGAAGCGGCACGCGTCGAGGACATCGCGCACGTATGCGTTCTTCATCCGGGACTTGGAGGCGAGGGCGGGCGTCGACCGGGCGCTCGCGGAGCGGGCGGCGGAGTCGGTGCTCTGCACCCTGGAGCAGCGGCTCATGGGCGGAGAGGTGAAGGACCTGGAGGCGCAGCTTCCCCAGAAGGTCCGGGACATGCTGCAACGGTGTCCGCGTCACGAGGGCCTGCCTCCTCGCAAGTTCAAGATGCTGGAGTTCGTGCAAAGGGTCGCGGACGACCTGGACACCACGCCGAACGAGGCGGAGCGGCTGTGCCGCGCGGTGTTCGTCACGGTGCGCGAGCACATCTCCGAGGGCGAGGCCGACGATGTGATGGGCCAGCTCCCCGCGGACCTGCGCGCGCTGTGGATTCCGGACGTGTGA
- the dnaA gene encoding chromosomal replication initiator protein DnaA translates to MNALAQASAPLPSAGILWNKLLEAVRQEGRQYALQWLDRVRALEVRDNALVLGVPDRFFRDWVDDHYRGLLEGHLARMDNGLSSVTYEVVEGLVPDPQFPPIPTVKVSVGRPSRLNSRFTFSTFVVADSNQLPAAAAQAVSDKPGHHYNPLYIYGGTGLGKTHLLQAVGNHIWEKDPSQRVVFLSSEQFTNEYVESVREHRMTDFRRKFREECDVLLIDDIQFLGKREETQKEFFYTFNTLYELGKAIILTSDTVPAEIPGLEERLRSRFTMGLMTDIREPTYETRVAILQKKAVAENLDLPDSVAHFIAKHIQKNVRELEGALVKLSAVHSLTRQPVTEEFAAEVLRDILPAQHVVDVEAIQREVARFYKVTVESLKEDRRHKALAHARQVAMYLSRKLTKSSFPEIASRFSKDHSTVISAVRKVEGLRESDPTVKRELAELELRLGGH, encoded by the coding sequence TTGAACGCCCTCGCCCAGGCCTCCGCCCCCCTTCCAAGTGCTGGAATTCTCTGGAACAAGTTGCTGGAGGCCGTCCGTCAGGAGGGCCGTCAGTACGCGCTCCAGTGGTTGGACCGGGTGCGCGCGCTGGAGGTCCGCGACAACGCCCTCGTGCTGGGTGTCCCCGACCGCTTCTTCCGCGACTGGGTGGACGACCACTACCGCGGTTTGCTCGAAGGACACCTGGCCCGGATGGACAACGGCCTGTCCTCGGTGACCTATGAAGTCGTCGAGGGACTCGTCCCCGACCCCCAGTTCCCGCCCATACCCACCGTGAAGGTCAGTGTAGGCCGGCCCTCGCGCCTGAACAGCCGCTTCACGTTCAGCACCTTCGTGGTGGCGGACAGCAACCAGCTGCCGGCGGCGGCGGCGCAGGCGGTGTCGGACAAGCCGGGCCACCACTACAACCCGCTCTACATCTATGGCGGCACGGGGTTGGGGAAGACGCACCTGCTCCAGGCCGTGGGCAACCACATCTGGGAGAAGGACCCCTCGCAGCGCGTGGTGTTCCTCTCCAGCGAGCAGTTCACCAACGAGTACGTGGAGAGCGTGCGCGAGCACCGCATGACCGACTTCCGGCGCAAGTTCCGGGAGGAGTGCGACGTGCTGCTCATCGACGACATCCAGTTCCTGGGCAAGCGCGAGGAGACGCAGAAGGAGTTCTTCTACACCTTCAACACGCTCTACGAGCTGGGCAAGGCCATCATCCTCACCAGCGACACGGTGCCCGCGGAGATTCCGGGCCTGGAGGAGCGGCTGCGCAGCCGCTTCACCATGGGACTGATGACGGACATCCGCGAGCCCACGTACGAGACGCGCGTCGCCATCCTCCAGAAGAAGGCGGTGGCGGAGAACCTGGACCTGCCGGACTCCGTCGCGCACTTCATCGCCAAGCACATCCAGAAGAACGTGCGCGAGCTCGAGGGCGCGCTGGTGAAGCTGTCTGCGGTGCACAGCCTGACGCGCCAGCCGGTGACGGAGGAGTTCGCCGCCGAGGTCCTCCGCGACATCCTCCCCGCCCAGCACGTGGTGGACGTGGAGGCCATCCAGCGCGAGGTGGCCCGCTTCTACAAGGTCACGGTGGAGTCGCTGAAGGAGGACCGCCGTCACAAGGCCCTGGCGCACGCGCGGCAGGTGGCCATGTACCTGAGCCGCAAGCTGACCAAGAGCTCCTTCCCTGAAATCGCGTCGCGCTTCAGCAAGGACCACTCGACCGTCATCTCCGCGGTGCGCAAGGTGGAGGGCCTGCGTGAGTCGGACCCCACCGTGAAGCGCGAGCTGGCGGAGCTGGAGCTGCGGCTCGGCGGGCACTGA
- a CDS encoding M16 family metallopeptidase has protein sequence MKALVAAALVLFGLPALAQSPQEAKPLEPGREALAIPYEKYTLPNGLEVILSVDRKLPVVSVNVWYHVGAYHEQPGRTGFAHLFEHMMFQGSRNVADDVHISMLEQLGATDLNGTTSFDRTNYFETVPTHHLETALWLESDRMGFLLDAMTPEKLATQKEVVKNERRQGTEAAPYGLAREAAWHALFPLPHPYHGDVIGSMKDLDAATLDDVKDFFRKWYAPSNATLAVVGDFDVAKTKALIEKYFGSLPSHPKPTRPTVAPVKLTKPVVIRHEERIAQLPLLSMQWLTPAYFEQGDATADVLATALGTGKASRLYRRLVLDKQLAQSVDVTQQSQGAQSVFTLNVVARPGVSTDTIQKEVDAVLDDVRKNGITAEEIQRARTRFDTRTLAGLQSIGGFGGKADVLQSYNHFVGEPSYVAQDLTRYETVTPEAVKQFAKETLSPDSRVILHAVPPARKQAPVEPKERR, from the coding sequence ATGAAGGCCCTCGTCGCCGCAGCCCTCGTCCTGTTCGGGCTCCCGGCGCTCGCCCAATCCCCTCAAGAGGCGAAGCCGTTGGAGCCCGGGCGCGAAGCGCTCGCCATCCCCTACGAGAAGTACACCCTGCCCAACGGACTGGAGGTCATCCTGTCCGTGGACCGCAAGCTGCCCGTCGTCTCCGTCAACGTCTGGTACCACGTGGGCGCCTACCACGAGCAGCCCGGCCGCACCGGCTTCGCCCACCTGTTCGAGCACATGATGTTCCAGGGCTCGCGCAACGTGGCCGACGACGTGCACATCTCCATGCTGGAGCAGCTGGGCGCCACCGACCTCAACGGCACCACCAGCTTCGACCGCACCAACTACTTCGAGACGGTGCCCACCCACCACCTGGAGACCGCCCTCTGGCTGGAGAGCGACCGCATGGGCTTCCTGCTCGATGCGATGACGCCCGAGAAGCTGGCCACCCAGAAGGAGGTGGTGAAGAACGAGCGCCGCCAGGGCACCGAGGCCGCGCCGTATGGCCTGGCCCGCGAGGCCGCGTGGCACGCGCTGTTCCCGCTGCCGCACCCGTACCACGGGGACGTCATCGGCTCGATGAAGGACCTGGACGCCGCCACGCTGGACGACGTGAAGGACTTCTTCCGCAAGTGGTACGCGCCCTCCAACGCCACGCTCGCCGTCGTGGGTGACTTCGACGTGGCGAAGACGAAGGCGCTCATCGAGAAGTACTTCGGCTCGCTGCCCAGCCACCCCAAGCCCACGCGGCCCACCGTGGCGCCGGTGAAGCTCACCAAGCCCGTGGTCATCCGCCACGAGGAGCGCATCGCGCAGCTGCCGCTGCTGTCCATGCAGTGGCTGACGCCCGCGTACTTCGAGCAGGGCGACGCCACCGCGGACGTGCTCGCCACGGCCCTGGGCACGGGCAAGGCCAGCCGGCTGTACCGCCGCCTGGTGCTGGACAAGCAGCTGGCGCAGAGCGTGGACGTCACCCAGCAGAGCCAGGGCGCGCAGTCGGTCTTCACCCTCAACGTGGTGGCCCGGCCCGGCGTGTCCACGGACACGATTCAGAAGGAAGTGGACGCGGTGCTGGACGACGTCCGCAAGAACGGAATCACGGCCGAGGAGATTCAGCGCGCGCGCACCCGCTTCGACACGCGCACGCTCGCGGGGCTGCAGTCCATCGGCGGCTTCGGCGGCAAGGCGGACGTGCTCCAGAGCTACAACCACTTCGTCGGCGAGCCCAGCTACGTCGCGCAGGACCTGACGCGCTACGAGACGGTGACGCCAGAGGCGGTGAAGCAGTTCGCCAAAGAGACCCTGAGCCCTGATTCACGCGTCATCCTCCACGCCGTGCCGCCCGCCCGGAAGCAGGCACCCGTCGAACCGAAGGAGCGCCGCTGA
- the rpmH gene encoding 50S ribosomal protein L34, with translation MSKRTYQPSKLRRNRTHGFRKRNGTKSGRDVLKRRRAKGRKRLVVSAAKK, from the coding sequence GTGTCCAAGCGCACGTATCAGCCGTCGAAGCTGCGCCGCAACCGCACCCACGGGTTCCGCAAGCGCAATGGAACCAAGTCCGGCCGCGATGTCCTCAAGCGCCGCCGCGCGAAGGGCCGCAAGCGGCTGGTCGTGTCGGCCGCCAAGAAGTAA
- a CDS encoding insulinase family protein, whose translation MRRLITTLVTVSLAGCASQQKPASSETPATPPQATQPTAPADAESFRATKPEPGKPPELVLPSFQKATLDNGLTVLVSTRRELPLVFAGLTFAAGSAQDPAGKQGLADLTYRMLLEGAGSRDTVALDNAFGDLGVSPFQDVAADGAQVGVRVLTRNVDAALGLLSDVTLRPTFAPKAFERRKKQQLADLVRRLGQPTALGQIVFLSAAFGSAHPYGHSAAGMPDTVQALSLEDVQGFYKKHVGPAAAALVMTGDVTLDEAVAFAKKHFGTWKSQATLPAAPPTPKLTNREQVNVVPKPGLDQTVVIMGRPAIAAGNPDEFSLELATTVFGGFFGSRLNMNLREDKGYSYGAGASLDPRLGVGPLTSYASVRSDVTGPAVKEAMGEVSGLKSRPITEKELEAAREGLIRAFPGAFESVEGLGSSASQLFRKRRPMDEFNRTVEGLRTATAADVQRAAEKYLDPATLQIVLVGDPLLIQEQVSPLNLGKLVPVEPDTQPGVTRAGP comes from the coding sequence ATGCGCCGCCTCATCACGACCCTCGTCACCGTCTCCCTCGCCGGCTGCGCCAGCCAGCAGAAGCCCGCCTCCAGCGAGACTCCGGCCACCCCGCCCCAGGCCACGCAGCCCACCGCGCCCGCGGACGCCGAGTCCTTCCGCGCGACGAAGCCCGAGCCGGGCAAGCCGCCGGAGCTGGTGCTGCCCAGCTTCCAGAAGGCCACGCTCGACAACGGGCTCACCGTGCTGGTGAGCACCCGGCGCGAGCTGCCGCTGGTGTTCGCGGGCCTCACCTTCGCGGCGGGCAGCGCGCAGGACCCCGCGGGCAAGCAGGGCCTGGCGGACCTGACGTACCGCATGCTGCTGGAGGGCGCGGGCAGCCGCGACACCGTGGCGCTGGACAACGCCTTCGGGGATTTGGGCGTGTCCCCCTTCCAGGACGTCGCCGCGGACGGCGCCCAGGTGGGCGTGCGTGTACTGACGCGCAACGTGGACGCGGCGCTGGGGCTGCTGTCGGACGTGACGCTGCGGCCCACCTTCGCGCCCAAGGCCTTCGAGCGCAGGAAGAAGCAGCAGCTGGCGGACCTGGTGCGCCGGCTGGGGCAGCCCACCGCGCTGGGGCAGATTGTGTTCCTGTCCGCCGCCTTCGGCAGCGCGCACCCGTACGGGCACTCCGCGGCGGGCATGCCGGACACCGTGCAGGCGCTGTCGCTGGAGGACGTGCAGGGCTTCTACAAGAAGCACGTCGGCCCTGCCGCCGCGGCGCTGGTGATGACGGGCGACGTCACGCTGGACGAGGCGGTGGCCTTCGCCAAGAAGCACTTCGGCACCTGGAAGTCGCAGGCCACGCTGCCCGCCGCGCCGCCCACGCCGAAGCTCACGAACCGCGAGCAGGTGAACGTGGTGCCCAAGCCCGGCCTGGACCAGACGGTGGTCATCATGGGTCGGCCCGCCATCGCCGCGGGCAACCCGGACGAGTTCTCGCTGGAGCTGGCCACCACCGTGTTCGGCGGCTTCTTCGGCAGCCGGCTCAACATGAACCTGCGCGAGGACAAGGGCTACAGCTACGGCGCGGGCGCCAGCCTGGACCCGCGGCTGGGCGTGGGGCCGCTCACCTCGTACGCCTCGGTGCGCTCGGACGTGACGGGCCCCGCGGTGAAGGAGGCGATGGGTGAGGTGAGCGGGCTGAAGTCGCGGCCCATCACCGAGAAGGAGCTGGAGGCCGCGCGCGAGGGCCTCATCCGCGCCTTCCCGGGCGCCTTCGAGTCGGTGGAGGGCCTGGGCTCCAGCGCGTCGCAGCTGTTCCGCAAGCGCCGGCCGATGGACGAGTTCAACCGCACCGTGGAGGGGCTGCGCACCGCCACCGCCGCGGACGTGCAGCGCGCGGCCGAGAAGTACCTGGACCCGGCCACGCTGCAAATCGTGCTCGTGGGTGACCCGCTCCTCATCCAGGAGCAGGTGTCGCCGCTCAACCTGGGCAAGCTGGTGCCCGTGGAGCCGGACACCCAGCCCGGCGTGACGCGCGCGGGGCCGTAG
- a CDS encoding HEAT repeat domain-containing protein, with product MSPRLKSLLTLLAVLAVVGLWSLESARDLPRERPSLAPLQPAPRFPPPPVLTPPVIPFGVKGVRRVLKAGLTHRYRFDLDTRTAEQLPGAEAGRTWRHSGWSGEVAVTWAGTEGGQHFFVARVKPTWVEDAEPLVDGALRDFRASFERPVYVTQDERGQVVAVHFDLSVGERARRFIRRLVAATQFVAEEGRAWTTQEEDTTGDFEAEYRAGGSAHTYVKTKRRYLRTAVPVWAPSGAGGPGLVVPRPRGHWDFTLDEDGLVREVTGSDVVESGGGATGLPLVRTETRVAMTHLGSEQRAVSTLKDFHAARARWSAEVLSSPETSRALSTESGEQPSSELLQTLARAVSKTNPPSPEQAHALAQAMTTMVGRVERPSFELARALARAVGTTTEPALRDAVGLALGTVVRGLERSEPARAVELLDGLLRRCEARRLDARECLHVLARTGSSRGRDYARRSLADTSPEVRAAATRALGAMKGASIEALLDEVILTDKDAGVREQAATLMAQRVSGPHLRTVAQCLRTEPEPRVRAELVRMLGQVLTVEPLATELLRDVAARDDAEDLRRLASSLLAKEQE from the coding sequence GTGTCCCCTCGACTCAAGAGCCTGCTGACCCTGCTCGCCGTGTTGGCGGTGGTGGGGCTGTGGAGTCTCGAGTCCGCGAGGGACCTTCCTCGTGAGCGGCCCTCGCTCGCGCCCCTCCAGCCCGCACCGCGCTTCCCACCGCCGCCCGTGCTGACGCCGCCCGTCATCCCCTTCGGGGTGAAGGGGGTGCGGCGGGTGCTGAAGGCCGGGCTGACACACCGTTACCGTTTCGATTTGGACACGCGGACGGCGGAGCAGCTCCCCGGCGCGGAGGCGGGGCGCACCTGGCGGCACTCCGGCTGGAGCGGGGAGGTGGCGGTGACCTGGGCGGGCACGGAGGGAGGGCAGCACTTCTTCGTGGCGCGGGTGAAGCCCACGTGGGTGGAGGACGCGGAGCCGCTCGTGGACGGGGCCCTGCGCGACTTCCGCGCCAGCTTCGAGCGGCCCGTGTACGTGACACAGGACGAGCGTGGACAGGTGGTGGCCGTGCACTTCGACCTGTCGGTGGGTGAGCGGGCCCGGCGCTTCATTCGGCGACTGGTGGCGGCGACCCAGTTCGTGGCGGAGGAGGGACGCGCGTGGACCACGCAGGAGGAGGACACCACGGGGGACTTCGAGGCCGAGTACCGCGCCGGGGGCAGCGCCCACACCTACGTGAAGACGAAGCGGCGGTACCTGCGCACGGCGGTGCCCGTGTGGGCGCCCTCGGGGGCTGGTGGGCCGGGGCTCGTCGTTCCGAGGCCGCGAGGGCACTGGGACTTCACGCTCGATGAGGACGGGCTCGTGCGTGAGGTGACGGGCTCGGACGTGGTGGAGTCCGGAGGGGGCGCGACGGGGTTGCCGCTGGTGCGTACGGAGACGCGGGTGGCGATGACGCACCTGGGCTCGGAGCAGCGCGCGGTGAGCACGCTGAAGGACTTCCATGCCGCGCGCGCCCGGTGGAGCGCCGAGGTCCTCTCCTCACCGGAGACTTCGCGGGCCCTCTCGACGGAGAGCGGAGAGCAACCTTCGTCGGAGTTGCTCCAGACCTTGGCCCGAGCCGTGTCGAAGACGAATCCACCCTCGCCCGAGCAGGCCCACGCCTTGGCGCAGGCCATGACCACGATGGTGGGGAGGGTGGAGCGCCCCTCATTCGAGCTCGCTCGAGCACTTGCTCGGGCCGTCGGGACGACGACGGAACCCGCGTTGAGGGACGCGGTGGGACTGGCGTTGGGCACCGTGGTGCGAGGCCTCGAGCGCAGCGAGCCGGCCCGTGCCGTCGAGCTCCTCGACGGGTTGCTTCGTCGCTGCGAAGCCAGGCGCCTCGACGCACGGGAGTGTCTGCACGTGCTGGCCCGGACAGGCTCCTCCCGAGGCAGGGACTACGCTCGGAGGTCACTCGCGGACACCTCGCCCGAGGTGCGCGCCGCCGCGACACGGGCACTCGGCGCCATGAAGGGCGCGAGCATCGAAGCCCTGCTGGACGAAGTCATCCTCACGGATAAGGACGCCGGTGTCCGCGAGCAGGCCGCCACCCTGATGGCCCAGCGCGTCTCCGGCCCTCATCTGCGCACGGTGGCGCAGTGCCTGCGCACGGAGCCCGAGCCCCGCGTCCGCGCCGAGCTGGTGCGGATGCTGGGCCAGGTGCTCACTGTGGAGCCCCTGGCCACCGAGCTGCTTCGCGACGTGGCCGCGCGCGATGACGCGGAGGACCTCCGTCGGTTGGCCTCCTCACTCCTCGCGAAGGAGCAGGAGTAG
- the rnpA gene encoding ribonuclease P protein component: protein MRAEGATPGREGPADQRFPKALRLLSRREFLEVQDGGQKLPSDCLLALYKRNGRAYSRVGLTVSSKVGNAVVRARLRRVLRELFRKRRTQWPQGLDVVLVARSSAKEASFVALSRAFDGVTRKLQRLPPAAEPKPKEPPR, encoded by the coding sequence GTGAGGGCCGAGGGTGCGACGCCGGGCCGAGAAGGCCCGGCAGACCAGCGCTTCCCCAAGGCCCTTCGCCTGCTCAGCAGGCGTGAGTTCCTCGAGGTGCAGGACGGCGGGCAGAAGCTCCCCTCCGACTGCCTCCTCGCCCTCTACAAGCGCAATGGCCGGGCGTACTCCCGTGTTGGCCTCACCGTGTCGAGCAAGGTGGGAAACGCGGTGGTGCGAGCGCGCCTGAGGCGTGTGCTGCGGGAGCTGTTCCGCAAGCGGCGCACGCAATGGCCCCAGGGCCTGGACGTAGTGTTGGTGGCGCGCTCATCCGCGAAGGAGGCCTCTTTCGTGGCGCTGTCGCGCGCCTTCGACGGTGTCACCCGTAAGCTGCAGCGGCTCCCGCCGGCCGCCGAGCCGAAGCCGAAGGAGCCTCCCCGATGA
- the yidD gene encoding membrane protein insertion efficiency factor YidD encodes MSPLAFVISLPIRFYRRFLGPLLPKVCRFHPSCSTYAMEALEKHGGFKGSWLTVWRLMRCQPFHPGGIDPVP; translated from the coding sequence ATGAGCCCGCTCGCCTTCGTCATCTCGCTGCCCATCCGGTTCTACCGGAGGTTCCTGGGGCCGCTGCTCCCGAAGGTGTGCCGCTTCCATCCCTCGTGCTCCACCTACGCCATGGAGGCGCTGGAAAAGCATGGAGGGTTCAAGGGTTCCTGGCTCACCGTGTGGCGTCTGATGCGCTGCCAGCCCTTCCACCCCGGTGGCATCGATCCGGTGCCTTGA
- a CDS encoding B-box zinc finger protein, whose translation MVSSVGVVPRCAVHPEEEAGATCQRCGAFTCDTCATWVMGVLYCATCAARPEVNYLEAFRLERWGRRDANAWTVAAVSVLLVGLAALALYLEEWRLVPLLLGAAGVGAAFFLGEWWARPGLVLTPVVGGLWATSMYGPGALVVGFLMFISSLQIFLDTRTRLFFCVQVSEKDLRRLWNLQVNNPLARHALSAGVASVAFPLMVPMALVLGFLGLRAVDAQARPPIGRKGQALAGIALGLGALALWGLVLWRPVLQVVFDRVFADWP comes from the coding sequence ATGGTCTCCTCCGTCGGTGTCGTGCCCCGCTGCGCGGTCCACCCCGAGGAGGAAGCGGGGGCCACCTGTCAGCGGTGTGGCGCGTTCACCTGTGACACGTGCGCGACGTGGGTGATGGGCGTGCTGTATTGCGCCACCTGCGCGGCCCGGCCGGAGGTGAACTACCTGGAGGCCTTCCGCCTGGAGCGCTGGGGTCGGCGCGACGCGAATGCCTGGACGGTGGCGGCCGTGTCGGTGCTGCTCGTGGGCCTGGCGGCGCTGGCCCTGTACCTGGAGGAGTGGAGGCTGGTGCCGCTGCTGCTCGGCGCGGCGGGGGTGGGCGCGGCGTTCTTCCTGGGGGAGTGGTGGGCGAGGCCGGGCCTGGTGCTCACGCCCGTGGTGGGAGGGCTCTGGGCCACGTCGATGTATGGCCCGGGGGCGCTGGTGGTCGGGTTCCTGATGTTCATCTCCTCGCTGCAGATCTTCCTCGACACCCGCACCCGGCTCTTCTTCTGCGTGCAGGTGTCCGAGAAGGACCTGCGGCGGTTGTGGAACCTGCAGGTGAACAACCCGCTGGCGCGGCACGCGTTGTCCGCGGGGGTTGCGTCGGTGGCCTTCCCGTTGATGGTGCCCATGGCGTTGGTGCTCGGCTTCCTCGGGCTGCGGGCGGTGGATGCGCAGGCGAGACCGCCCATCGGGCGCAAGGGGCAGGCGCTGGCGGGCATCGCGCTGGGGTTGGGCGCGCTCGCGCTGTGGGGGCTGGTGCTGTGGCGGCCGGTGTTGCAGGTCGTGTTCGACCGGGTGTTCGCCGACTGGCCCTGA
- the yidC gene encoding membrane protein insertase YidC: MNDPLSPQSNDSQKRLLVALLLSFAVTAGWMFLFPPPPAAPGADDAGVAAAGTQDAGTPPAQAAQPPTGEDTPPMGGINLPPPPAKEVDSHRKESVYRFSSVGAGLTSAQLQGVKMREQHSLTLAQGYQQLLGKEVPPAPQMNLAQPVPNQPLPLSVTIEGQSPLGAGVPYAVDEKTGGDVETLTFTGRQGPWEVVKVLTWPKEGFELTYTVQVKNTSGQAQNGELLVHYGRAIDPNFEHAPSFFGGVGNLSRSACWVDDKLHNMNPGDDALDVEKSKGQIHYFGINQQYFLSALYPLEGPRPGRCILAATPTARQVSVAFPLSAAAGETVTLKLGGYLGPKDPDLMAVVPGPELRKVVGLGDAAFHPKLEDTVDFGIWAVICKILLGIMKFFHGITGNWGVAIILLTVVVKLVLLPLTYRSMVSMEEVKKLQPRMDEIRKKFADNREQQNLEIMKLYQEAKVNPLGGCLPLVIQMPVWIALFTALRNSFDLYGEPFFGPIWRDLTYKDPTYLLPLALGVSMIITQKMQPQMMDATQAKIMTWFVPGIFTLTLLQYPAGLSLYIFTNNIFSIAQQYGLRKWLDRNKPKAGGGTPVVATAGGKRK; encoded by the coding sequence ATGAACGATCCGCTCTCGCCCCAGTCGAACGACTCCCAGAAGCGGCTGCTGGTCGCCCTGCTGCTCTCCTTCGCGGTCACCGCCGGATGGATGTTCCTGTTCCCGCCCCCGCCGGCCGCCCCTGGCGCCGATGACGCGGGTGTGGCGGCCGCAGGCACGCAGGACGCAGGCACGCCGCCCGCACAGGCCGCGCAGCCCCCCACGGGTGAAGACACGCCTCCCATGGGCGGCATCAACCTGCCGCCTCCGCCCGCGAAGGAGGTCGACTCGCACCGCAAGGAGTCCGTGTACCGGTTCTCCTCCGTGGGCGCGGGCCTGACGTCCGCGCAGTTGCAGGGCGTGAAGATGCGCGAGCAGCACTCGCTGACCCTGGCCCAGGGCTACCAGCAGCTGCTCGGCAAGGAGGTGCCCCCCGCGCCGCAGATGAACCTGGCGCAGCCGGTGCCCAACCAGCCGCTGCCCCTGTCCGTCACCATCGAGGGCCAGAGCCCGCTGGGCGCCGGTGTCCCCTACGCCGTCGACGAGAAGACGGGCGGCGACGTGGAGACGCTCACCTTCACCGGCCGCCAGGGCCCGTGGGAGGTGGTGAAGGTGCTGACGTGGCCGAAGGAGGGCTTCGAGCTCACGTACACCGTGCAGGTGAAGAACACGTCCGGTCAGGCGCAGAACGGCGAGCTGCTGGTGCACTACGGCCGCGCCATCGACCCGAACTTCGAGCACGCGCCGTCCTTCTTCGGCGGCGTGGGCAACCTGAGCCGCTCCGCGTGCTGGGTGGATGACAAGCTCCACAACATGAACCCGGGCGACGACGCGCTCGACGTGGAGAAGAGCAAGGGGCAGATCCACTACTTCGGCATCAACCAGCAGTACTTCCTGTCCGCGCTCTATCCGCTGGAGGGCCCGCGCCCCGGCCGCTGCATCCTGGCCGCCACGCCCACCGCGCGTCAGGTCTCCGTGGCCTTCCCGCTGAGCGCCGCCGCGGGTGAGACGGTGACGCTGAAGCTCGGCGGCTACCTGGGCCCCAAGGACCCGGACCTGATGGCCGTGGTGCCCGGGCCGGAGCTGCGCAAGGTGGTGGGCCTGGGTGACGCGGCCTTCCACCCGAAGCTCGAGGACACCGTCGACTTCGGCATCTGGGCCGTCATCTGCAAGATTCTGCTCGGCATCATGAAGTTCTTCCATGGCATCACCGGCAACTGGGGCGTGGCCATCATCCTGCTCACCGTCGTGGTGAAGCTGGTGCTGCTGCCGCTCACCTACCGCTCCATGGTCAGCATGGAAGAGGTGAAGAAGCTCCAGCCGCGCATGGACGAGATTCGCAAGAAGTTCGCGGACAACCGCGAGCAGCAGAACCTCGAAATCATGAAGCTGTACCAGGAGGCGAAGGTGAACCCGCTCGGCGGCTGCCTCCCGCTGGTCATCCAGATGCCGGTGTGGATCGCGCTCTTCACGGCGCTGCGCAACAGCTTCGACCTGTATGGCGAGCCCTTCTTCGGCCCCATCTGGAGGGACCTGACCTACAAGGACCCCACGTACCTGCTGCCCCTGGCGCTGGGCGTGTCGATGATCATCACGCAGAAGATGCAGCCGCAGATGATGGATGCGACCCAGGCGAAGATCATGACCTGGTTCGTGCCCGGCATCTTCACGCTGACGCTGCTGCAGTACCCGGCCGGTCTGTCGCTCTACATCTTCACCAACAACATCTTCTCCATCGCCCAGCAGTACGGGTTGAGGAAGTGGTTGGACCGCAACAAGCCGAAGGCCGGGGGTGGTACGCCGGTGGTCGCGACAGCGGGAGGAAAGCGCAAGTGA